tgtttcctccagcatcttcacaaggtcctttgctgttgttctgggattgatttgcacttttcgcaccaaagtgcattcatctctaggagacagaacacatctccttcctgagcggtatgatgactgcatggtcccatggtgtttatacttgcgtacaattgtttgtgcagatgaacgtgataccttcaggcgtttggaatttgcttccaaggatgaaccagaattgtggaggtctataattttatttctgaggtcttggctgatttctttagattttcccatgatgtcaagcaaagaggcactgagtttggagataagccttgaaatacatccacaggtacacctccaattgactcaaatgatgtcaattagcctatcagaagcttctcaagccatgacatcattttctggaattccccaagctgtttaaaggcacagtcaacttagtgcatgtaaaccttctgacccactggaattgtgatacagtgaaataatctgtcagtaaACAATTGCTAGGAAAAtaacttgtgttatgcacaaagtagattccctaaccgacttgccaaaactatagtttgttaacaagaattttgtgcagtggttgaaaaacgagttttaatgactccatcttaagtgtatgtaaacttccgacttcaactgtgtattcTGTATTCTAGACTAGGCCAACCTAttcaactattgctgtacatacACTATTCTATCCTACGTATTCAGATATACTCCATATTcaatccacatactgtccataatacatacatacatatacatccACATATACGTCTCATCACACAAAAACACATCTATAATTTtgaattccattcttttacttttagattcttgtgtattgttagatactactgcagtgttggagctaggagcacaagcatttctctacaccctcAATAAAATCTAAGATAGGCAATCCCAAAAAATAACTCATTATTGATGATAGGTGCTAAcacagaaggaccactagaggcTATCAGTGAAGTTTTCCACATTTCCCCATTCTCCTCTAGAACCATAGAACGATCCATGTAGAAAGTGCCATATTGACCCCATTCCTGATTCCAATTGGACCATTCATTTTAGATGGACATGTGCTTGTTTATGAGTAGACTGGCAGAGAAGTTAAAGACAGAGAGCCAGGGAGGGGGCAGCATGGCCAGAACTAGAATGACACCCCAGCATCAAGAGCCTTGGAGGTCAGTTGTTTTTCCTAAGAATGGTCAAGCTCAAGGCAACACATTTGAAGGGAATAAGAAACAAAGAAAacagaggcttcactacagacctgggttcgatcccacgctgtgtcacagctggccgtgaccgggagatgacgcacaatttgcccagcgacATCCGGATtatgggagggtttggtcggccgGGATGTcgttgtcccatcgcgctctagcgactccttgtggcgggccgggcgcctgcaagctgacctcGGTCGCCAGTGGTATGGTGTTTCTTCCCatacattggtgtggctggcttttggcttaagcgagcagtgtgtcaagaagcagtgcggcttggcagggttgagtttcggaggatgcatggctcttggccttcgcctctcccgagtccgtatgcgAGTTGCagggatgggacaagactgtaactaccaattggggtgAAAAAGTGCTAAAagtataataaataaaaatacaaataatacaaatgtaaaaataaataaaaaatataagtCTCTTCTTTTAGACAAGGTTGCAGTCCTATTTCCTGACCCCCACGTACCTGTGACCCTGGATGTTCTTCACAGCATGCTCAGTCCAGTGTGATCCTCTCAGGCAGTAACACTACAAAAGGGTCACAATCGTCAGGATCTACCTCAGTGGTCAGGTGGGCCTTGAACTTCTCTGCCCTTTTCTGCAGGGTGCTGTCCACCCCAGGCCCACTGGCAAACTGGAAGAAGTCCTGACGGAGAGAAGGGAAATGGAGAGCAAGTTAGACACGAGTCATACCGTAACAAACGCTGGCCGTGTGCAGCAGATTCAACATGTAGAATTATCAGGAATTTAATAGAAAATTACAGACTGTGTTCTGTGGTCAGATGTGATAGGATGGCCACCTGCTGCTTTTAACCAATTTACGGTGCTGTCTGTTTTGTCTTCTAGAACTGGGGAAGATATTCTATAATACAAACATCAGTAATGATTGGGTTTCATTGATGCCAGCTCACCTGTAACGTGGAGGTGAGGTAGTTGTCCTGAGACACAATATCCACAGAGAAGTCTGTAGGTATCTCTCCCAGCTGCTGGTAGAGCACAGCGATGAGGCCCAGGTATAGATCCGGGCTCTCACTACGACACAGCAGGGCCAGCAGATGCTTCCCGTGCTCAAAGCCCTCGTACGTACACGGTCCCAATGAGAAAATACACAAATTCAAAATGCAGCTCacctggggagagggaaaggcataggagagaaacagagagaggcaaTCAGAAAGAGAGTTAATTTTCAACTGCTTATGAACGAACACAAAACAGTAATGTGACATATCCAGGTTATTTTACAGCTCTTAGAGCAAAGGCTGTAGTTGTCAGATGTCCTATTAAATATGGTTTATAGTGGTTGAGGATAGGCGCCTGAGGCAGAAAGACATATGACTACAGCATGGTTGCAATCATGTCAATTCAAATGTCTAAGCCCCAATCTCCTTTGATATTTCGCAATCTATAATGTCTAGTCTAAGTTCCTATTCACTTTATCTTCTCCATAAATCAGTCAAATATATCACATAGATCTTACTTCCGTTTCACCTAGCTCATTGAGTGGTTGCTGCTGGTGGTGTTTCTCCAACAGAATGTCCAGGGCATAAAAtgacaagaaaaagtatgtgaaccctttggaaataaaTCTaagatttctgcataaattggtaataaaatgttatctgatcttcatctaggtcacaacaatagacaaacacagtctgcttaaagcAATAACACACAAataattatacgttttcatgtctttatttcaacacaccgtgtaaacattcacagtgcagggtggggaaagtatgtgaacccttagatttaataactggttgaccctccttcggcagcaataacctcaaccaaacattttctgtagatGCGGATCAGACATgtaggaggaattttggaccattcctcttcacaaaactgtttcagttccacAACATACTTGGGATGTCTGTTGTGAACTGCTCTATCGAGATCATGTCACAGCATCTcaatgtggttgaggtcaggactctgactgggtcactccagaaggtcaggactctgactgggtcactccagaaggtcaggactctgactgggtcactccagaaggtcaggactctgactgggccactccagaaggtcaggactctgactgggccactccagaaggtcaggactctgactgggccactccagaaggtcaggactctgactgggccactccagaaggtcaggactctgactgggtcactccagaaggtcaggactctgactgggtcactccagaaggtcaggactctgactgggccactccagaaggtcaggactctgactgggccactccagaaggtcaggactctgactgggccactccagaaggtcaggactctgactgggccactccagaaggcctattttcttctgttgaaacCAATCTGTTGTTGATtttcttctgtgttttgggtcgttgtcctgttgcatcaccaaacttctgttgagcttcaattggtggacatatagcctaacattctcttgcttaaataaaggtcacttatttatttattattttttattgttgataaatttgggaattcatttttccgtcaatGATAACAAGCTGttcaggccctgaggcagcaaagcagccccaaaccatgatgctccctccaccatactttacagttgggatgaggttttgatgttggtgtgctgtgcctttttttctccacacatagtgttgtgtgtaccttccaaacaactcaactgtagtttcatctgtccacagaatattttgccagtagcgctgtggaacatccaggtgcacttttgcaaacttgagacgtgcagcaatgttgttttggacagcagtggcttcttccgtggtgtcctcccatgaacaccattcgtgtttagtgttttacgtatcgtagactcatcaacagagatgttaacatgttccagagatttcttgaagtctttagctgacacttcAGCGTTCTACACTGTGCTTTTTGCAGGACGACCACTCCTGGGAGAGCaacaacagtgctgaactttctccatttatagacaatttgtcacCGTGGAcagatgaacatcaaggcttttagagatacttgtgtaaccctttccagctttatgcaagtcaacaattctttatcttaggtcttctgagatctcttttgttcaaggcatggttcacatcaggcaatgcttcttgtgaatagcaaagtcaattttgttttgtgttttttaatagggtaaggcagctctaaccaacatctccaatctcgtctcattgattggactccagaaatgctgactcctgactccaattacagtggcttgcgaaagtattcacccccttggcatttttcctattttgccttacaacctggaattcaaatagattttgggggaggtttgtattatttgatttacacaacatgcctaccacattGAAGATGTCAAAAAGTCAATATACTGTAAGGTGACTCACCTTttgtagcaattacagctgcaaatcTCTTGGGGTGTGTCTctgtaagcttggcacatctagccactgggagttttgcccattcttcaaggcaaaactgctccagctccttcaagttggatgggttccgctggtgtattgtgtgtgttcctgttttgttttgtcttgttttcccacacacctggttacaTTCCCTCGTTACTCTACGTGTATATtatcctctgttccccccatgtctgtgtgtggtattgttCATTCGTTACGTGTGTGACGCTTCAGGCTGGTTTTGTGCCGGGTATTGTTGTAACCCGTGGTTTTGTTAATTGTACCTATTTGTGTATTTGTGCGCTATCGCTTTAACCCTTGGGCCGGGGTGTTGTGAAGCAGTTTGCTTCCGTCTGTTTTCCTCTGCCTGAATAAAGTGTGCCTGTTCACTCATCTCTGCTTTGCTGCACCTGACTTCCTACCAGTTGCACACACTCTGacagggatgaatacttttgcaaggcactgtagcttttggagtcattagcctaggggttcacatcctttttccaacctacactgtgaaagTTTAAaggatgtattcaatatagaagaaaaatacaatcatttgtgtgttattagtttaagcacactatatTTGCCTATTATTGTGACTTatatgaagatcagatcaaatgcgATGACCAatgtatgcagaaatccaggtaattccaaagggttcacatactttttcttgacgCTGCAGCTCAGGTCTGGGCTATACTGAGTGATCTGGGCTGGGGTGGCTCCAGGAGGGTAGGTCTGCCTGGGGATGGGGGAGAACCTCAACTCAGTCCCATCTCTCGGCTTCATCCTGTGCAGCCTGTCCAGCTCCTCCTTCATGGTCTGACACTTTATCATTCCTAGGCAGGTTCTGTTCCTCACGGGTCTTGGTGTTTGAGCTAAAGTTATGGGATTAGGTTGTTGACGGCACACATACAACCCAGGAGAAGCTGCAACCTTGTGGCTAGCTCCTGGTTCACCCAGGCAGTTAGGGAGACACATTTGTACATCAGCTCGTACTGGTAGGGGCCCAGGAAAGGGTCCAGGTCTTGTAGGCCCACCCAGACCCAGCCCACCTCTTCTTCATTCTGGGAGGCAGAGATGTCCAGATCCTCCTCTTTGGGGTCCCAGTTGGCCAGACAGATCTTGCTCTTTCAGAGGCCTTTTTTAGGGCCTGTTTCACCCCCATGGTCTGGTGCGTTGGAGGAACAGTAGTGGAGGAAGTGGAGGCCTGGTGGGATCATCTTCACCCCCTGGAAGCGAGACCCGACCTGCCAGCTCTTGTAGTTGATACCAAGCTCTGTGCCCTCAAGAACGCTCCATAACAACCAGGGTTGCCCCTTCCTCAAACAACCCCCATGCCACCTAAGGATTTAtcattcatccatgtttctcaaacatcaAATTTTGAAGATGTTGCAAATGTCAAGTTTCTaagtgtttaaggttaggtttagccATTATCTCTGAAAttgtaagggttaagtttagacattaactctgaatggtaaggtaagggttaaggtttgggataggctttaaacaaaaatctcaaaaacaactttatattgCTGGATTCGAATTTACAACCTTTGGAATCAAAGGCAGATGATTatgttaggcattaactccgaatGATCCACGTAAGAGTAAAGGTTTgtgataggcttaaaacaaaactCTCAAAAGTAACCATCTATTGCTGGATTTGTACTTGCAACCTTTGAACTAAGACACAGATAGCTACATACACCTGCCATCCCTGTCCACTCAGCTCTAGCAAAATCAAGACCTAATTGAAGGTAAAAACTGTCACTATTGCCCCCTAGTGACCAGCTTTCATGTATGTGAACTGACGGATGGAAGCTGAATACTGATTTGTATCCAGGGCTCAAAACCCCCAAGAGTCGATTTAGCGTGATTTAGCGTAATAgtaaaatccccatcaaaatctgtggCTTGTTAAATTAGCGATATCAGTTTTTTGTATGGGTACCAGTGAACAAAATGAATGGAAATATATGGAGATTGTTTAGTGCCCAAAATAAGaggttaaatacatgtaaaaatatatatatatatttgtgtccTGATCATTCTTATAtgtctcagatataggacagacattcCTTTAGAATGTATTTTCTTACTGCTAATCTATGTATGAAGCTGTTAGTCAacgtgtttctatgggctaatagcagtaaagccaaattcaatgtttcatcaaacaaAAATGTTTCGATACCTTAAGGGGTTCTAAAATtgtaaatcaaatagctaaatgatccttggtatgaccatatTGAAGtagacatttaaaatggttagggttaagtttatggtatggacgtcccaaggatccagGATAGCACTAACAGTGCTACAGAGTTCATGTAAACATGACTGTGCATGTGGAATATCTTTCCCCACAGAAACAAAAACCTAAAATGAGAAACGTTCTGGAAGTTATGCAACTTGGAGAGTATCTTGTTTTTTGTCCATTTTGTTAACAATTTCTTATAACAAGAGAACTAAACAATAGGTAATGGCCCATGTTTCAATCATTACAGGAATGAACAACCAATGATGCAGTTTAAGAAACCTTTATCAGTGGGCATCTTGAATAGATTTCATAGAACAACAAATGTATCTATCGGTTTCACAAAAACAATATCTGGATTGTGAGATAGCTAAGAGTTATAAAATGTGTGTGCACCAAGGTATTACAAGTAAATATCTTCACTGCATTGTAAAACCATCCTCTAACAACCATAATTAATGGGGGGAACTCAGtcgggtctcaacttactgttgagagttagaataatagaatacacaaggtgcaatttcaacatgtggttgtgcatcagcgtTCACTTAATTAGCCCAAGACAGGAAACCCTTTTAGATTGGCAAGTTAGTCTAGCGGCTAGCTATCTAAACTTATAGTAAGCATGATCAGTTCGTTTTTTTTGTGGCCCCCGCCCACATCAAAGTGGCCCATCCCTGATCTATGGTGACCTATAGCTTATACATGTGGGACTGTACAGACAAGAAGTAAAAGGTCAGAAACAGAGGCCTATGGCTGACATACAAACTGTCATTCTACTCTACAAATAAGCTTTTTTGAAACAAttttgataaaaaataaaaacttttttttttcaaattattTTGTGGGCGTGTACAAACTCTGCAGCTTCTGCCAACAGTTTATCAGTGCCCTGATGAGTCTCATCCTCTTCCTGTTCTTTCCCTTCGTCCTCTGGGCAGTCACACACAGCGCTGTTCTCTTCTGTTTCCTCACCTTAAAGAAAGCAAAGGCAAAACATTGAGGATCCGTCTCATCTCATTACATCGTCGTTGACTGATATACATAATTTATACACATTAACTATCATTATTAAAAAAAGAATCGTAAGTAACAAAAAGCATTCGCCAGAACCATAGTGAAACCTAGCCCTGTCTTTAAAGCAGCCTCACCAGGTCAGTGTGCCTGCAGTTCTGTCTGATCAGCACTGCCATCATCTCTACTGGCTTCTTCATGGCCCGTTGCTCTCTGCTGCCGCCCCCGTGTTCCTGATCCCAGCCCTGACACAGGAATTGCTCCGTCATACCATGGATGGAGCGCAACACGTGCTGCAGCTGCCATAATGAAGCATGGGAAAAGAGTGAATTATCAGGCATACTGTCAAATAAGAGATACACGTTGGAAATACATTTTGTACAATGATTGTGTTGTCATCTGCAATTCACATTTTTATTTCATACATTCAAGAAATCAATCATTCATTCAATCAATcattcaaacaaacaaacaaagttgTAATTGGAGTATAAGGCAAGGGGTAATTGTTTTCACAAAGGGGCATATTAGCTACATcccctgtccatggtgctgaaactgacacacaaacacacacacacacatttgtttgtGGGGAGCAAAAAATGATTTCCATTTAACATCCCATTTTccctaacccttaaactaaccctaaccttaaccataaccccaaATCTAAAACGAATTTAAGCCTAAAATATtatttttccttgtggggacctgcaAAATGACACTGACAATTGtcattgttttactatccttgtgaggactccTAGTCCCcataaggatagtaaaaccaaacacacacacacacatacacacacacacacatacacacacactacctttcCTGAGGGACAATGGTCCCTCTCTTTTGGTATGTCAAAAGTGCCTGTCAGATTCTGTTCCAAGAAAACATACATGTCTGTTAGACAATAAATGGATATACATGTTTTTAAAGGATATAGTATTCATAACAAATCAGTGAAGGCAGTAAAAAACAAGTATTCCACTGTACAGACTTGGCCTGCATAATATTTGTGTAGGCTCAAGCTAGTGCCAGACTTATGGAATACGTTTTTCTGAAGTGTGAATTTTGCATCTGCCATTTTCCATTCAATA
Above is a genomic segment from Oncorhynchus gorbuscha isolate QuinsamMale2020 ecotype Even-year linkage group LG10, OgorEven_v1.0, whole genome shotgun sequence containing:
- the aar2 gene encoding LOW QUALITY PROTEIN: protein AAR2 homolog (The sequence of the model RefSeq protein was modified relative to this genomic sequence to represent the inferred CDS: inserted 4 bases in 2 codons; deleted 2 bases in 2 codons; substituted 3 bases at 3 genomic stop codons) translates to MACTDAEEPEVAWGLFEEGATLVVMSVLEGTELGINYKSWQVGSRFQGVKMIPPGLHFLHYCSSNAPDHGGETGPKKGLXKSKICLANWDPKEEDLDISASQNEEEVGWVWVGLQDLDPFLGPYQYELMYKCVSLTAWVNQELATRLQLLLGCMCAVNNLIPXLXLKHXKTREEQNLPRNDXKCQTMKEELDRLHRMKPRDGTELRFSPIPRQTYPPGATPAQITQYSPDLSYALDILLEKHHQQQPLNELGELHFEFVYFLIGTVYYEGFEHGKHLLALLCRSESPDLYLGLIAVLYQQLGEIPTDFSVDIVSQDNYLTSTLQDFFQFASGPGVDSTLQKRAEKFKAHLTTEVDPDDCDPFVVLLPERITLD